The sequence ACAAAAACAAAGAATAGGAATAGCTAGAGCTCTATATAGTGACCCCGAAATTTTAGTATTAGATGAAGCAACAAGTGCTTTAGATAACAAAACAGAAGCAAAAATAATGGACGAGATATATGAAATAAGTCAAGATAAGACATTATTAATAATTGCACACAGATTAAGTACAATTGAAAGGTGTGATAGGAAGATAATGCTATCTAATGGAAAAATAATATGAACAATATCTTAAGACTAATAGGACGCACGAAAAATCTCTTTGAGGATGATATAAATGCACTTGATAAAGACCTAAAAGAGATAGTTTCAAGCTCAAGCTTTCTAGTTATCGGTGGGGCAGGATCTATAGGCTCTGCCGTGACAAAAGAGATCTTTATAAGAGATCCAAAAAAGCTCTACGTCGTCGACATCTCTGAAAACAACCTTGTCGAGCTAGTACGTGACATAAGAAGCGAGTTTGGATATATAAATGGTGACTTTAAAACTTTTGCCATAGATGTTGCAAGTGCCGAGTTTGATGCACTTTTAGCACAAAGTGGTGGATTTGACTATGTGTTAAATTTATCAGCACTAAAGCATGTTAGAAGCGAAAAAGATCCGTTTACGCTTATGAGGATGCTTGAAACAAATATCTTTAACACCGACAAAATGCTGTCCCAAGCTTGTGATCTGAAGTCAAAAAAATATTTCTGCGTTAGCACCGATAAGGCTGCAAACCCTGTAAATCTAATGGGAGCTAGCAAGCGCATCATGGAGATGTTTGCGTTTAGACACTCTTTAGATATTGATGTCTCAATGGCTAGATTTGCAAACGTAGCATTTAGCGACGGCTCGCTTCTTTTTGGCTTTCAAAAGCGCATAGAAAAGTCTCAGCCTATAGTCGCCCCAAACGATGTCAGGCGTTACTTTTTAACGCCAAAAGAGAGTGGTGAACTCTGCCTTTTAAGTACTATTTTTGGCGAAAATAGAGATATATTTTTCCCAAAATTAGATGAAAATTTAGATCTCATAACATTTAGCGAGATAGCCAAGCGATACTTAGCAAATTTAGGCTATGAGCCGTTTCTGTGTGAAAATGAGGAGGAGGCCAGAAAGCTTGCAAAAGTGCTTCCAAAAGATGGCTTTTACCCTTGTCTTTTTGCGCCTAGCGACACGACTGGAGAGAAGGACTACGAGGAGTTTTTTGTTGACGGCGAGAGACTTGATATGCAAAGACTTCAAAATATCGGCATAGTCAAAAATGATGCAAATTTTGACAGCAAAAAGCTAGAAATTTTTAAAAACAATATCTTAAATTTAAAATCAAGCTTGACATGGAGCAAAGAGGACGTTTTACGCGAAGTTTTCGAGCTCATACCAAATTTTATGCATAAAGAAACAGGAAAATATCTCGATGAGAAAATGTGATTTTGACGAGGTTTTGAACTTTATAAAAAGCACCTTTGGCAAGGACAAAGTCCCACTTCACGAGCCTAAATTTATAGGCAACGAGAAAAAATATCTGCTTGAATGCATCGACTCTAGCTTTGTCTCAAGTGTCGGTAAATTTGTAGATGAGTTTGAAAGCAAGCTAGCTCAAATGGTCGGAGCAAAATTTGCAGTTGCTACGACAAATGGCACCTCTGCGCTTCACATATGCCTAAAGCTAGCTGGCGTAGAGCAAAATGACGAAGTGATTACCCAGCCAGTTACTTTTATAGCTACTTGCAACGCCATTAGCTATCTTTTTGCAAAGCCAGTTTTCGTGGACGTTGACCTTGACACGCTTGGTATGTCGCCAACGTCACTTAGTGCGTTTTTGGAGAAAAACTGCGAGCTAAAAGAGGGCAACTGTGTAAATAAAACTAGCGGCAGGATAGTGCGTGCCTGCGTTCCTATGCATACTTTTGGACTGCCTTGCAAGATAGTTGAGATAGCTGAAATTTGCAAGCGTTGGAATATCGTTTTGGTAGAAGATAGCGCCGAGAGCCTTGGTAGTTACTACAAAGGCTCTCATACAGGGAATTTTGGCAAGCTTGCAGCGATGAGCTTTAATGGCAATAAGATCGTCACAAGCGGGGGTGGTGGAGCTATTGTCACAAACGATGAGGAGATAGCAAAGCACGCTAAATTTATCACCACAACGGCCAAGGTGCCACATCCTTTTGAATACCGCCACAGCGAGATCGGCTACAACTACCGCCTACCAAATTTAAATGCAGCTTTGCTTGTAGCACAGCTAGAAAATTTAGAGCTATTTTTAGAGAGTAAACGCGAGCTAGCGATGATCTATAAAGAGTATTTTTCTAAATTTGATGATGTTAAATTTATAGATGAGCCAGCGAACGCTAGGTCAAATTTTTGGCTAAATGCGGTGCTGTTTGAAAGCCATGAAAAACGAGATGAGTTTTTGAAATTTAGTAATGAAAATGGTGTTTTTACCCGTCCTATCTGGCAACTTATGAATGAGCTTGATATGTTTAAGGGCTGCCAAAGAGATGAGCTAAAAAATGCTAAATTTCTAAGTGATAGGATAGTAAATATCCCAAGTAGTGCAAGAGTTTAGTCGTGCAAGATGTAGTTTTAGTAGGTGGTGGCGGGCACTGCAAAAGTGTGATAGATGCCATCGAGAGCGAAGCTAAATTTAATATAATTGGTATCATAGATACGGCAGAAAATATTGGAAAAAATGTACTTGGCTATGAGATCATCGGTAGCGATGATGATCTGGCTGAGGTTTTTAAATCATGCAAAAATGCTGTGGTGACGGTTGGTCAGATAAAAAGTCGCGAGCCTAGAAAAAGGCTCTTTGCACTACTAAAAGAGATAGGTTTTATACTTCCAACCATAGTCTCGCCACTTGCGTATATCTCAAAGCACGCAAGTGTAGGTGAGGGAACGGTTGTGATGCATCATGCCTTGATCAACGCTGGTGCAAGTGTCGGCAAAAACTGCATCATAAACACAAAAGCACTTGTTGAGCATGACGCAACTATCGGCGATCACTGCCATATCTCAACAGCAAGTGTGGTAAATGGCGGCGTTGTCGTGCAGGATGGGACATTCTTTGGTAGCAATGCAACTAGCAAAGAGTATATAGTGATAGGTAAAAATTCTATCATAGGTGGCGGAACTAGTGTGATGAGAAGCTTGGAGCAAAACGCTTTTATAAAGGTATAAAACTAGAATTTTAAAGGAATTTTGATGTCAAATAGGGTTTTTATCATAGCCGAGGCTGGAGTAAATCACAATGGTGATATAAATTTAGCCAAAAAATTGATCGACGTAGCAGTAAAGGCTGGCGCTGATGCGGTAAAATTTCAAACCTTTAAAGCTCAAAATCTTGTTTCAAAAAACGCACAAAAAGCTAACTATCAAAAACAAACTACCAATAAAAATGAGAGTCAGTTTGATATGATAAAAAAGCTCGAGCTAAATGAAAATATGCATAAGGAGCTCATAGCCTACTGCAAAGAAGAAAATATCACATTTCTCTCAACTCCTTTTGATAGCGACAGTATAAAGCTTCTTCACGAGCTTGAGATTGGCACATTTAAGATACCGAGTGGCGAGATAACAAATTTACCTTATCTTAGGCAGATAGGTGGGCTTAATAAAAAGATCATTCTTTCAACTGGCATGGCAAATTTAGGCGAGGTGGAAGCCGCGATAGAAGTACTTATAAAAAGCGGCACGAAACGTGAAAATATAAGCCTTCTTCATGCAAATACGCAGTATCCAACGCCGATGGAGGATGTAAATTTAAAGGCGATGATAACTCTAAAAAATGCCTTTGGGCTTGAGGTCGGATATAGTGATCATACGCTTGGCATTGAAGTCGATATCGCAGCGGTTGCCATGGGTGCAAAGATCATAGAAAAGCACTTTACGCTTGATAAGAGCATGCCCGGACCTGATCACAAGGCTAGCCTTGAGCCAGATGAGCTAGTGGCGATGATTAAAGCCATTAGAAATATCGAGCTAGCACTTGGAGATGGGCTTAAGCATTTTAGTAAAAGTGAGAGCGAAAATATAAAAATAGCTAGAAAATCGATCGTGGCAAAGTGTGATATAAAAAAAGGTGAAATTTTTAGCGAACAAAATATCTGTGTAAAACGCCCAGGAGATGGCATAAATCCTATGAGGTGGGATGAAGTGATCGGACAAATTTCACAAAAAGACTATAAACAAGATGATTTGATATGAGAAAAATTTGCGTAGTAACTGGCACTAGAGCTGAATATGGCCTGCTTTACTGGCTTTTAAAAGAGATCAAGGTAGATGGTGAGCTTCAGCTTCAACTTATTGTCACCGGCATGCACCTAAGTCCTGAATTTGGGCTCACATACAAAGAGATTGAAAAAGAATTTAATATAGATAAAAAGGTTGAAATTCTTTTGTCATCGGATACATCTATAGGAATTTCAAAATCAATGGGGCTAGCTCAGATATCTTTTAGTGAAGCTTATGAAGAGCTTAATCCAGATATTGTTGTTGTGCTTGGTGATAGATATGAAATGTTTAGTGCAACCAGTGCTGCAATGATAGCTAGAATTCCAATCGCTCATATACACGGCGGAGAAGCAACCGAGGGATTAATAGACGAAGCAATAAGGCATAGTATTACGAAAATGAGCCATTTGCATTTTACTGCAACCAATGAATATAAAAATAGGGTAATCCAGCTTGGTGAGCATCCAGATAGAGTTTATAATGTAGGTGGCATGGGAGTAGAAAATGTAAAAAGACTAAAACTCCTAAATAAAAAAGAGTTTGAAGAGTCAATAAATTTTAAGTTAAATAAAAAAAATATATTAGTTACTTTTCATCCTGTTACTTTGGAAGATGATACTGCGGAAGAGCAATTTCAAGCGTTATTAAATGCTATAGATGAGCTAGAAAATACAAATATTATATTTACGAAGGCAAATAGTGACACAGATGGAAGAATTATAAATTTAATGATTGACAGATATGTATCTAATAACCAAGATAAATCAGTTTGTTTCACTTCTCTTGGACAATTAAGATACTTGAGTGCTCTTCAGTATGTAGATGCAGTGGTTGGAAATAGCTCTAGCGGGCTTGTGGAAGCTCCTAGCTTTAAGATAGCTACCGTAAATATCGGAGATAGACAAAAGGGACGCATAAAGGCGTCTAGCGTAATTGACTGCAAGCCCGATAAAAATTCTATTTTAGAAGCTTTTAATAAGGTATATTCTTGCGAATTTCAATATGTTTTAAAAAGTGTAGTAAATCCGTATGGCAATGGGTGTGCTAGTAAAAAAATAATAGAAGTTATAAAAAAAGTGGATTTAACAAATATTTTGAAGAAATCATTTTATGATTTAAAGGTTGATTTATGAAAATTTTATTTATAGGTACTGTCGAGTTTTCATATAAAGTCTTAAAAAAGCTTATCGAACTAAACGCGGAAATAGTTGGAATTTGCACCAAAAAAAAATCTGATTTTAACTCTGATTTTGCGGATTTAACTCCACTTTGCAAGAAGGCAGGTATTCCGTTTAAATATATAGATGATATAAATTCTAATGAAAATATTGCTTGGATAAGAAGTTTAAGTCCGGATATTATATTTTGCTTTGGCTGGTCAAATTTAATAAAAAAGGATTTACTCGGTTTACCAAAAATGGGAGTTGTTGGATATCATCCAGCTTTGCTGCCAAAAAATAGAGGTAGACACCCGCTTATTTGGGCTTTGGCTCTTGGACTTAATGACAGTGGCTCTACATTCTTTTTCATGACAGAAGGTGCAGATGATGGGGATATATTGTCTCAAGAAAAGATCGAAATTTTATACGAAGATGATGCAAAAAGCCTATATAATAAAGTTTCAAATGTTGCACTAAAGCAAATAGAAACCTTTTTGCCAAAGCTACAAAACAATAGTTTTAAAACAATCAAACAAAATAATGATTTGGCTAATGTATGGAGAAAAAGAGGTAAGGTAGATGGAAAAATTGACTTTAGAATGACATCTAGGGCGATATATAATCTTGTTCGGGCGTTAACAAAACCTTACGTTGGAGCTCATGTGGAATATAATGGGCAAGATATATCTATATGGAAGGTAGAGGAAGTGGAATTTGACCAAAATAATATTGAATTTGGTAAAGTTCTAGAGAATGATGGCAAGAGTATTGTAGTAAAAACATACGATAAGGCAATCAAAATTATAGACCATGATTTTAAAGAACTACCTAAAGTCGGAAAATATATATGAAAAACAAAATTCTTGTAGTGGCTGTTCATCCAGACGACGAGACATTGGGTTGTGGTGGTACGCTACTTAAACACAAACATAATGGAGATAAAATTTATTGGCTTATTTGTACAAAAATAGACGAGGGTAGCGATTATTATACTACTAGGGAAAATGAGATAAAACGAGCTTCAGACGTTTATAAATTTGATGGTGTTTTTAGTTTGGGGCTTAAGACAATGCGAGTAGATGAGTATAGTATGGGCGAGCTTATAGGCAAGGTCTCAAAGGTAATAAACGAGGTAAAGCCAAACATCATATACCTTCCATTTAGAGGTGACGTGCATAGCGACCATAGGAAAATTTTTGAAGCGAGCTATAGTTGTACAAAGGCATTTAGATATCCATTTATCAAAAAGATATATATGATGGAGACATTAAGTGAAACTGAATTTGCGCCTAGCACAAAAGAAGATTCTTTTATACCGAATTCATTTGTTGATATAAGTGAATATTTTGAAAAAAAAATAGAAATTATGAAAATTTTTAAGAGCGAAGTTGCTGAGCATCCATTTCCAAGAAGTGAAAAGAATATAAGAGCTTTAGCTGTCTTAAGGGGGGCAACTTGTGGGTGTGAATATGCTGAAAGTTTTATGCTTTTAAAGGAAATTTTATGAAAAACATAGAAAGTATAAAGCTAAAACAAAATGCCACTATAAAGGAAGCCTTGGGGATTATAGATAGCGGAGCTATGCAGATAGCTTTAGTTGTTGATGATAATGATAAGCTTCTTGGAACACTGACTGACGGCGATATAAGAAGAGGTATATTAAGAGGGCTAGACCTTGACAGCTCTATAGAGACGATCATTTATAAAGAGCCAGCTGTTGCAAAAATTTCTAACACAAAAGAAGAAATTTTAAAGATAGCATTATCCAAAAAACTTCACCAGATACCAATAGTAGATGATAACGGAATAGTATTAGACTTAAAAGAGATAGAAGAGCTTGTTGAGCCAAAGATTAAGACAAATAGAGTGATTTTGATGGTGGGAGGGCTTGGTACTAGACTTAGACCACTTACGCAAGATACTCCAAAACCAATGTTAAAGGTCGGAAACAAGCCGATACTTCAAACGATAGTTGAGAAATTTGCAGAGTATGGCTTTGTAAACATCACGATGTGTGTAAATTTTAATGCAGGCATCATCAAGGACTATTTTGGTGACGGCAAAGAATTTGGAGTAAACATCGACTACATTTTGGAGCAAAAAAGAATGGGTACAGCAGGTGCATTAAGCCTACTTAAAGAGCGACCAAACGAACCATTTTTTGTAATGAACGGTGATCTTCTTACAAATGTAAATTTCGAGCATATTTTTAACTACCACACGCTAAATAAAGCGACGGCTACAATGTGTGTAAGAGAGTATGACTACGAAGTGCCTTATGGCGTTGTAAAAATGAATGACAACAAGATAGTAGAGATCTCAGAAAAACCGGTGCAGAAATTTTTCGTAAGTGCTGG comes from Campylobacter concisus and encodes:
- a CDS encoding UDP-N-acetylglucosamine 4,6-dehydratase is translated as MNNILRLIGRTKNLFEDDINALDKDLKEIVSSSSFLVIGGAGSIGSAVTKEIFIRDPKKLYVVDISENNLVELVRDIRSEFGYINGDFKTFAIDVASAEFDALLAQSGGFDYVLNLSALKHVRSEKDPFTLMRMLETNIFNTDKMLSQACDLKSKKYFCVSTDKAANPVNLMGASKRIMEMFAFRHSLDIDVSMARFANVAFSDGSLLFGFQKRIEKSQPIVAPNDVRRYFLTPKESGELCLLSTIFGENRDIFFPKLDENLDLITFSEIAKRYLANLGYEPFLCENEEEARKLAKVLPKDGFYPCLFAPSDTTGEKDYEEFFVDGERLDMQRLQNIGIVKNDANFDSKKLEIFKNNILNLKSSLTWSKEDVLREVFELIPNFMHKETGKYLDEKM
- a CDS encoding PIG-L deacetylase family protein encodes the protein MKNKILVVAVHPDDETLGCGGTLLKHKHNGDKIYWLICTKIDEGSDYYTTRENEIKRASDVYKFDGVFSLGLKTMRVDEYSMGELIGKVSKVINEVKPNIIYLPFRGDVHSDHRKIFEASYSCTKAFRYPFIKKIYMMETLSETEFAPSTKEDSFIPNSFVDISEYFEKKIEIMKIFKSEVAEHPFPRSEKNIRALAVLRGATCGCEYAESFMLLKEIL
- the neuB gene encoding N-acetylneuraminate synthase, which gives rise to MSNRVFIIAEAGVNHNGDINLAKKLIDVAVKAGADAVKFQTFKAQNLVSKNAQKANYQKQTTNKNESQFDMIKKLELNENMHKELIAYCKEENITFLSTPFDSDSIKLLHELEIGTFKIPSGEITNLPYLRQIGGLNKKIILSTGMANLGEVEAAIEVLIKSGTKRENISLLHANTQYPTPMEDVNLKAMITLKNAFGLEVGYSDHTLGIEVDIAAVAMGAKIIEKHFTLDKSMPGPDHKASLEPDELVAMIKAIRNIELALGDGLKHFSKSESENIKIARKSIVAKCDIKKGEIFSEQNICVKRPGDGINPMRWDEVIGQISQKDYKQDDLI
- a CDS encoding nucleotidyltransferase family protein — encoded protein: MKNIESIKLKQNATIKEALGIIDSGAMQIALVVDDNDKLLGTLTDGDIRRGILRGLDLDSSIETIIYKEPAVAKISNTKEEILKIALSKKLHQIPIVDDNGIVLDLKEIEELVEPKIKTNRVILMVGGLGTRLRPLTQDTPKPMLKVGNKPILQTIVEKFAEYGFVNITMCVNFNAGIIKDYFGDGKEFGVNIDYILEQKRMGTAGALSLLKERPNEPFFVMNGDLLTNVNFEHIFNYHTLNKATATMCVREYDYEVPYGVVKMNDNKIVEISEKPVQKFFVSAGIYMLSPEILDLIPKNEFYDMPTLFEKLIKLSKNIISFPIREYWLDIGRIEEYQRANEEYKEVF
- a CDS encoding acetyltransferase, producing MQDVVLVGGGGHCKSVIDAIESEAKFNIIGIIDTAENIGKNVLGYEIIGSDDDLAEVFKSCKNAVVTVGQIKSREPRKRLFALLKEIGFILPTIVSPLAYISKHASVGEGTVVMHHALINAGASVGKNCIINTKALVEHDATIGDHCHISTASVVNGGVVVQDGTFFGSNATSKEYIVIGKNSIIGGGTSVMRSLEQNAFIKV
- a CDS encoding LegC family aminotransferase — protein: MRKCDFDEVLNFIKSTFGKDKVPLHEPKFIGNEKKYLLECIDSSFVSSVGKFVDEFESKLAQMVGAKFAVATTNGTSALHICLKLAGVEQNDEVITQPVTFIATCNAISYLFAKPVFVDVDLDTLGMSPTSLSAFLEKNCELKEGNCVNKTSGRIVRACVPMHTFGLPCKIVEIAEICKRWNIVLVEDSAESLGSYYKGSHTGNFGKLAAMSFNGNKIVTSGGGGAIVTNDEEIAKHAKFITTTAKVPHPFEYRHSEIGYNYRLPNLNAALLVAQLENLELFLESKRELAMIYKEYFSKFDDVKFIDEPANARSNFWLNAVLFESHEKRDEFLKFSNENGVFTRPIWQLMNELDMFKGCQRDELKNAKFLSDRIVNIPSSARV
- a CDS encoding formyltransferase family protein; the protein is MKILFIGTVEFSYKVLKKLIELNAEIVGICTKKKSDFNSDFADLTPLCKKAGIPFKYIDDINSNENIAWIRSLSPDIIFCFGWSNLIKKDLLGLPKMGVVGYHPALLPKNRGRHPLIWALALGLNDSGSTFFFMTEGADDGDILSQEKIEILYEDDAKSLYNKVSNVALKQIETFLPKLQNNSFKTIKQNNDLANVWRKRGKVDGKIDFRMTSRAIYNLVRALTKPYVGAHVEYNGQDISIWKVEEVEFDQNNIEFGKVLENDGKSIVVKTYDKAIKIIDHDFKELPKVGKYI
- the neuC gene encoding UDP-N-acetylglucosamine 2-epimerase, which produces MRKICVVTGTRAEYGLLYWLLKEIKVDGELQLQLIVTGMHLSPEFGLTYKEIEKEFNIDKKVEILLSSDTSIGISKSMGLAQISFSEAYEELNPDIVVVLGDRYEMFSATSAAMIARIPIAHIHGGEATEGLIDEAIRHSITKMSHLHFTATNEYKNRVIQLGEHPDRVYNVGGMGVENVKRLKLLNKKEFEESINFKLNKKNILVTFHPVTLEDDTAEEQFQALLNAIDELENTNIIFTKANSDTDGRIINLMIDRYVSNNQDKSVCFTSLGQLRYLSALQYVDAVVGNSSSGLVEAPSFKIATVNIGDRQKGRIKASSVIDCKPDKNSILEAFNKVYSCEFQYVLKSVVNPYGNGCASKKIIEVIKKVDLTNILKKSFYDLKVDL